A single region of the Drosophila takahashii strain IR98-3 E-12201 chromosome 2R, DtakHiC1v2, whole genome shotgun sequence genome encodes:
- the LOC138912088 gene encoding uncharacterized protein, translating into MCILCSSSGHRLLACDQFRKLDSQQRLEVVKKNGLCVNCLGKGHKVSNCPSKNRCRSCHQPHHTLLHHHSSLQAESPQPSTSSSQPIAATYAHSQPQPGGSVAYSQPHFSGAPTYDSSLTHPIGAATHAHAQSDAKEGSQVILATAMVLVQNSLGSYRLGRALLDSCSQVNFMTEAFAQKLRLPRDKHSIQIRSIGDSHTHIKHRTSATIKSRLSPFELSLDLCITPTIAYQPDTHIDISTWNLPPNMPLADDQFHLSRSVDMLLGAEAFFDILAVGQVKLGSHLPTLQKTLFGWVVAGSHRSTQSRESYAYLAQSLSAIDTKLTRLWEVETIAASAKRLKPEHQLCEEHFKQTARLEENGRIVVKLPFMDSPNQLGSSFDVARRRFLSVER; encoded by the coding sequence ATGTGTATTTTGTGCTCCAGCAGCGGACACAGACTCCTGGCATGCGACCAGTTTCGGAAATTGGATTCACAGCAACGTCTAGAAGTGGTAAAAAAGAATGGCCTGTGCGTCAACTGCCTTGGCAAAGGCCATAAGGTGTCGAATTGCCCGTCGAAAAATCGGTGCCGAAGCTGCCATCAGCCGCATCATACGCTACTGCACCACCACAGCTCTCTGCAGGCTGAGTCTCCACAACCATCGACTAGTTCGTCTCAACCGATCGCAGCTACGTATGCTCATTCGCAACCACAGCCTGGCGGATCAGTTGCCTATTCTCAACCACATTTCAGCGGAGCACCAACTTATGATAGTTCGCTGACGCATCCTATCGGAGCTGCAACCCATGCTCACGCGCAATCTGATGCAAAGGAAGGATCACAAGTTATTTTAGCCACAGCAATGGTGCTAGTTCAGAACTCACTTGGTTCCTACCGACTCGGGAGAGCACTTCTTGACTCGTGCTCCCAGGTCAATTTCATGACCGAGGCTTTTGCTCAAAAACTGAGGTTGCCGCGGGACAAGCATAGCATTCAAATTCGAAGCATTGGCGACTCGCATACACACATAAAGCATCGCACATCAGCGACAATAAAGTCTCGACTTTCGCCCTTCGAATTATCTCTCGACCTCTGTATAACGCCTACCATCGCATATCAACCGGATACACATATTGATATTTCGACCTGGAATCTTCCGCCCAATATGCCGTTAGCGGATGATCAATTTCATCTTTCCCGGAGCGTTGACATGCTGCTAGGCGCAGAGGCATTCTTCGATATTCTCGCAGTGGGCCAAGTCAAACTCGGATCCCATTTGCCGACTCTTCAAAAGACGCTATTCGGATGGGTAGTCGCAGGAAGCCATCGTTCAACTCAATCAAGGGAGTCCTATGCCTATCTAGCTCAAAGCCTATCCGCCATCGACACAAAGTTAACGCGTCTGTGGGAGGTGGAAACAATTGCAGCATCAGCTAAGCGACTCAAGCCCGAACACCAATTGTGTGAGGAGCACTTTAAGCAGACAGCGCGTTTAGAGGAAAATGGAAGGATCGTTGTGAAGTTGCCATTTATGGACTCTCCCAATCAGCTCGGTAGCTCCTTTGATGTAGCTCGTCGAAGATTCCTCAGCGTCGAACGGTGA
- the LOC138912090 gene encoding uncharacterized protein: MYLEFMEEYEAMGHMSSTNNKIPDSPHYFIPHQCVLRPQSTSTKLRVVFDASSRTSTQVALNDILMVGPTIQEELYSTLLRFRLHKFALAADVKKMYSQVMVDEADRNFQLIVWRRDPSESLKIFKLNTVTYGTSPAPYLAIRCLMRLGEIAQDSCLKAADLLTGARSVEDLLSLRGEVSQVLQEAGFELAKWFSNCPELSASESAVMPLTADSDVTKTLGVVWLPGKDYFQFRLDDSFLDLRATKRNILSMTARLFDPLGLLCPLVTRAKMLLQELWLRKLDWDESLPMQLQTSWEAFKGTLLQLPKIKVSRFVHTDAKVPAEIHGFADASMRAYGACIYVRTSTAEGFVSRRGIPKKVWCDNATNFVGADRHMREFRARLEEQGGGIATFASRRGCEYAFIPPRAPHFGGLWEAGVKSAKHLFLRTVGEDILTAEELGGACAL, translated from the exons atgtatctggAATTCATGGAAGAATATGAAGCCATGGGCCATATGTCTTCcactaacaataaaattccAGACAGTCCGCACTATTTCATTCCGCACCAATGCGTGCTGCGACCTCAAAGCACCTCGACAAAGTTGAGAGTGGTATTCGACGCCTCGAGCCGTACATCGACGCAGGTCGCGTTGAATGACATCTTGATGGTTGGCCCCACCATTCAAGAGGAGCTGTATTCGACCCTGCTTCGGTTCAGACTGCACAAGTTTGCGCTTGCAGCAGacgtaaaaaagatgtatAGTCAAGTAATGGTTGACGAAGCTGACCGAAACTTTCAGCTCATAGTGTGGAGACGAGATCCATCTGAGTCTCTAAAAATCTTCAAGCTGAACACCGTGACTTATGGTACATCGCCAGCCCCCTATCTGGCGATTCGGTGTTTAATGCGGCTTGGAGAGATCGCGCAGGATTCGTGTCTAAAAGCCGCCGATTTGTTGACTGGCGCCAGAAGCGTTGAGGACCTGTTAAGCCTTCGAGGCGAAGTTTCTCAGGTATTGCAAGAGGCAGGATTTGAATTGGCAAAGTGGTTTTCCAACTGCCCAGAATTATCCGCATCTGAAAGCGCTGTCATGCCGCTAACGGCAGACTCAGACGTAACTAAGACCCTTGGCGTGGTTTGGTTGCCGGGTAAagattactttcaatttcggtTGGATGACTCTTTCCTGGATCTTCGTGCGACAAAACGAAACATACTGTCGATGACTGCCCGACTTTTCGATCCGCTTGGCCTGTTGTGCCCTCTAGTGACtagggcaaaaatgttgttgcagGAACTGTGGCTTCGAAAGTTAGACTGGGACGAGTCGCTGCCGATGCAACTGCAGACATCTTGGGAAGCTTTTAAGGGAACGCTGTTGCAACTGCCCAAGATCAAGGTATCGCGattcgttcatacagacgccaAAGTCCCGGCAGAAATACATGGTTTCGCTGACGCTTCCATGCGAGCATATGGAGCGTGCATCTACGTTCGCACTAGTACCGCTGAAG GGTTCGTGAGTCGACGCGGGATTCCGAAGAAGGTGTGGTGCGACAACGCGACGAACTTCGTCGGAGCCGATCGCCACATGAGAGAGTTCCGAGCCCGTCTGGAGGAGCAGGGGGGCGGTATCGCAACATTCGCGTCAAGAAGAGGATGCGAGTATGCGTTCATACCGCCCAGAGCACCTCACTTCGGCGGACTTTGGGAGGCAGGTGTGAAGTCTGCAAAGCACCTGTTCCTTCGGACGGTCGGCGAAGACATCCTGACCGCGGAGGAGCTCGGCGGTGCTTGCGCACTTTGa
- the LOC138912515 gene encoding uncharacterized protein — translation MSGARKKKKRNQSISREETIQLIEEVKSRPEIWDLTNKNHSNNNAVRSAWAAVSAATNKEVNEVKSTWLLLRDSLRYHTKKKATQILKSGSAGGSKNINLVESEKTGPEIDWEMAEHMSFLQGLSHKRKTFASVHAPSTSEKRGCDSPEEDTEEASYDYRPKKKKNSDPIGTEIGELLKSAKDLISVVQTKQDNKTTGSLKNVEMFSFWDKMMEDFSEEALQQVQAALFCHGTAPAFEFI, via the exons atgtcgggagcaagaaaaaagaaaaagaggaaTCAAAGCATCAGCCGCGAGGAAACCATTCAACTGATAGAAGAAGTAAAATCACGCCCGGAGATATGGGACTTAACCAACAAGAACCATAGCAATAATAATGCTGTTAGAAGTGCTTGGGCAGCCGTTAGTGCTGCCACCAACAAAGAAG TCAACGAGGTCAAGTCAACCTGGCTTTTACTTCGTGATAGCCTTCGCTATCACACGAAGAAGAAAGCAACACAGATTCTAAAAAGTGGTAGCGCTGGTGGCTCAAAGAATATAAACCTAGTCGAATCCGAAAAGACGGGCCCCGAGATAGACTGGGAGATGGCAGAGCATATGTCATTTCTGCAGGGGCTGTCTCACAAAAGAAA gaCATTTGCTTCTGTGCACGCCCCATCCACTTCAGAAAAACGTGGTTGTGATAGCCCGGAAGAGGACACTGAGGAGGCTTCGTATGATTAT AgaccaaagaagaagaaaaacagtGACCCAATAGGAACCGAAATTGGAGAACTGCTCAAGTCAGCGAAGGACCTCATATCGGTGGTTCAGACCAAGCAAGACAACAAGACAACTGGATCCCTGAAAAATGtcgaaatgttttctttttgggacAAGATGATGGAGGACTTTTCCGAGGAGGCCCTACAACAAGTGCAG GCTGCCCTGTTCTGCCATGGTACGGCGCCTGCGTTTGAATTTATATGA
- the LOC138912089 gene encoding uncharacterized protein, producing MVPNPSPLDEAKRQRANVKRNISRIKSIVDDHFEEELLNRSAAELQCRLGILESYFRQALTIQSKIETLHSTDNGRVDVEDTYITTKLAIKQLLGEDLSSTVLESSTTAPPQSKLPRLPLPTFDGTHTEYKNFITSFTQLTAHENLSAIEKFNHLLNCLRGPALEAVKAFPVTSKNFPKALDKLKARYDKPALIFMETITSIFKLQPVSSSNAHQLRSLIDNASALFSSLSSLGLDEQISQSMLICLIMDKCDQQTRNKWNESLDYSSLPSWN from the coding sequence ATGGTACCGAATCCAAGCCCTCTTGACGAGGCCAAGCGTCAAAGAGCAAATGTTAAAAGAAACATTTCGCGAATTAAATCGATAGTTGATGATCATTTTGAGGAGGAGTTGCTCAACCGCTCTGCCGCTGAACTCCAATGTCGTCTGGGAATTTTGGAGTCCTACTTTAGACAGGCACTAACCATTCAATCCAAAATTGAAACGTTGCATTCAACCGACAACGGGCGCGTTGACGTCGAGGATACGTACATTACAACTAAATTGGCTATCAAACAACTCCTCGGCGAAGATCTAAGCAGCACAGTGTTGGAGTCCAGTACCACAGCACCACCGCAGTCCAAACTTCCACGACTGCCGCTGCCCACCTTTGATGGTACTCACACGGAGTACAAAAACTTCATCACGTCATTTACGCAGCTCACTGCTCACGAGAATTTGTCAGCCATCGAAAAGTTTAACCACCTTCTCAACTGTCTGAGGGGCCCAGCACTGGAAGCAGTAAAGGCGTTCCCAGTCACCAGTAAGAACTTTCCAAAGGCCCTGGATAAGTTAAAGGCTCGATATGACAAGCCAGCGCTAATATTtatggaaacaataacatCAATCTTTAAATTGCAGCCTGTAAGCTCGTCAAATGCACATCAATTACGCAGCCTCATCGATAATGCATCCGCCTTGTTCAGCTCACTGTCGTCGCTTGGCTTGGATGAACAAATCTCGCAGTCAATGCTAATTTGCTTGATCATGGACAAGTGCGATCAGCAAACTCGGAACAAATGGAACGAATCGCTAGACTACTCGTCGTTGCCATCCTGGAATTAG
- the LOC138912087 gene encoding uncharacterized protein yields MELVNSEKRKSIVSSNLKSHISWIYVRHIRNFHAGPKALVALTRLEFWIVNVRDLARRVVRSCVSCVRYKPKLQEQLMGSLPAERLLPQQPFSKCGIDFCGPINTYLRIRGKGPVKSYLAVFICMASKAVHIEVVSELSTSAFLAALKRMIARRALPSDIYCDNATNFTGAANHLHELKKFMFDRATQDAIYSFCSSDFINFHFIPPRAPHFGGLWEAAVKSAKGLLSRTPMNTRLTFEELTTVAAEVEAILNSRPLTPLSSDPSDYGAITPGHLLIGKSLRALPERQINTVNFTNLQHFDVVTAIKQEFCRRWSSEYINELRARTKWSQSTTNINVESLVIIHDDNRPPQHWKFGRIEAVVAGKDGLVRVAHLRTPTGYCSRPVHKLALIPTSDLKD; encoded by the coding sequence ATGGAACTAGTCAATTCGGAGAAGCGAAAAAGCATTGTGAGTTCTAACCTAAAGTCGCACATTTCATGGATTTATGTACGGCATATTCGCAACTTTCACGCTGGACCAAAGGCGTTGGTGGCGCTCACTCGCTTGGAATTTTGGATCGTCAACGTCAGAGACTTAGCAAGGCGCGTCGTCCGATCCTGCGTTTCTTGTGTTCGCTACAAGCCGAAACTGCAAGAGCAATTAATGGGATCACTACCTGCTGAGCGACTGCTGCCGCAACAACCCTTTTCCAAGTGTGGCATAGATTTTTGCGGTCCAATCAACACTTATCTTCGCATACGTGGAAAGGGTCCTGTAAAGTCCTACCTGGCAGTCTTCATCTGCATGGCATCAAAGGCTGTACATATAGAAGTCGTGTCAGAACTATCGACTAGTGCATTTCTCGCTGCTCTCAAGCGAATGATTGCTCGACGCGCATTGCCATCAGACATCTACTGTGACAATGCTACCAACTTTACAGGCGCTGCTAATCATCTCCACGAACTGAAGAAATTTATGTTCGACCGAGCCACGCAAGATGccatttattcattttgttCCTCTGACTTTATTAACTTTCATTTTATTCCTCCTAGGGCACCACATTTCGGCGGCCTTTGGGAAGCGGCGGTGAAAAGCGCAAAGGGATTGCTCAGCAGAACACCTATGAATACACGGCTGACATTCGAAGAGCTCACCACAGTGGCGGCTGAAGTTGAGGCCATTCTTAATTCACGCCCGCTCACACCATTATCGTCTGATCCGAGTGATTATGGAGCAATTACTCCGGGTCACCTATTAATTGGAAAATCGCTGCGCGCTTTACCAGAGCGCCAAATCAACACTGTCAACTTTACCAATCTTCAGCATTTTGATGTCGTGACAGCCATCAAACAAGAGTTCTGTCGCCGCTGGTCATCGGAATACATCAACGAACTGCGAGCCCGCACCAAATGGTCTCAGTCTACAACAAACATCAACGTTGAATCTTTGGTCATCATACACGATGATAATCGCCCCCCACAACATTGGAAATTCGGCCGTATCGAAGCCGTGGTAGCGGGCAAGGATGGGCTGGTTCGAGTTGCTCATCTTCGAACTCCTACTGGCTACTGTTCTAGGCCAGTTCACAAGCTGGCATTGATTCCAACATCTGACCTGAAGGACTAA